One Streptomyces sp. NBC_00690 genomic region harbors:
- a CDS encoding RHS repeat-associated core domain-containing protein: protein MSVTLLDGASSAVAAPSQAAAAPKKPTVTQAADIPSARVAARLSGKRVEALSERTETSTTWVNKNGSLTTELSAGPVRFREEGSDDWRDVDLALVGGSDGSVAPKAHPQGLRLAGRSGVPAASLRAAQSSKAADLVTLGEGDRQITLQWKGGLPAPKLRGTRAEYENAVPGADVVVEATRTGFEQFVEIKQRPAGSGYTYTMPLRAKGLKVKQQPDGSVRFTDGKNKTHAVMPAPVMWDATVDKASGEHTRRARVDMKVVPVKGGVNLVVTPDAAFLADPKTSYPVTVDPSTSALGNVFDTYVQQGETVDWSADTELDLGNPGTTNPNGTPRTARSFISWNTAPIRDALVTNAQLSLWNFHSGNTACTSQPWEVWSAGASSTASRWTAQPAWTAKKATSSETRGNAACTSTPDGWINADVSTLVQEWASALATRGHMGLRATSETDTAQWKRINSANAASNPPKLTVTYNYRPRTGTKQEAGPPYFSYGGAYTVNTLTPTLRDTFIDANGDKVNGTFQIFDSVTNTQVGSVIVSPYVPSGKVASVTVPAGVLTHGKTYKFRTNPYDGVHYNLGWSAWKTFVVDTAAPSAPTAVASTDYPSNAWVKGEGQAGVFNVTPPAADHNWLEWSLDGAAWTKVGTGGASGVKAISITPPKDGSHTLQVRAVDKADNKSEPVDYTFHAGPGGFIQPSSGERTARRLPLVAEADAGTYNAVSFSWRRSAADSWTQIPAGDVTSGGTALTAWPVAMTSGKNAPLVWNTTDTVNPDGTIQIKADFTGPSSATGSTQPLAVVVDRNASGAAVEEVGPGSVNLLTGDHSISATDVSSLGLSVSRTSSSREPQKGSGQEGQAAIFGKEWVSGTAAEATESEYTHIRKVSNTAVDVVMAAGDSIHFTANAAQTSWIPEPGAEDLTLTGSVTGSFTLTDTGGTVTVFTKPDPAVTTWQVSTSLLDGLTNSTTTVVSETVTVGSETLARPKRVIAATSAASASTCTATPTTKGCRALEFVYATSTTASGSTLGDYTGQVKELRQWSTEPGATAATHKTVQTYAYDDSGRLRQTWNPLITPALKTEYTYDSAGRVITLTPPGELPWTLTYGQAGAAATAGPGMLLKASRPGLQQGTTDVEQGIAATSVVYDVPLTGAKAPYVMGTTQVKTWGQAEAPTDATAVFPADEVPASHSGDALTASAYTRADITYLGVSGRTANTATPGGHITTTEYDRFGNTIRELSASNRALALGTSPAHNATRAELGIASLTTGERADLLSTTSLYNESGTREREEFGPLRRVDLTADLKSGATTLVSAGTSVSARTWTVNEYDQGRPTDGTAKVKDQITRVTTGAQVREHPSIQGENRVIQTVYDWAKGVPTQTVKDPGGLAITETTEYDGQGRITKQIPPGATGTDASTRVTAYWSATGTGTCNGRPEWADLLCSTSPAGAITGGGSHPANLPTTTTEYDRWGNTTQVTETANGTTRTTTTAHDTAGRQTTSTITGGLGQAVPTSTTGYDPATGQAVTATSPTGGTITEAFDKLGRQISYTNADGGTTTTEYDLLNRRVKISDNVPSSVTIHYNHTTEPRGLATKTTDSIAGDFQATYDADGSVTSEKLPGGYTLTTTEDTTGATVERTYTRDSDSAIVVSDTATESIHGQVTAHAGWSDQNYHYDATGRLTLTEDTTDTVCTRRTYTFDNRTNRTNLNTNAGPPGTDCPTTAGTTTSHTYDSADRLTDTGYTYDNLGRTTTLPGSTIGYYANDLVHQQTAGTNRQTWQLDANRRFRSFTTETGSGSTWTQTASKINHYASDNDNPRWITENTTTGTLTRNIESTTGDLAATTNKTGDTTLHLTTIHGDIALQLPLDTSKPPTALDNDEYGNPRTNQPTTRYNWLGAKQRSTETPTSLTLMGARLYNPHTGRFLTTDPIPGGGDNRYSYPGDPINQHDLDGQRWGFIRKAGGWLRSGWNKARSGWNKTRYVARNTRVKCMWPYNNGGGGCHLSWKGKQKLRVDVHPVRDKQGNRKWYSWWPHYHRSPGMKRHRPWDRAYNNKGKPLPWWKRF, encoded by the coding sequence TTGAGTGTCACCTTGCTTGATGGCGCGAGTTCCGCGGTCGCGGCTCCCTCTCAGGCAGCTGCTGCACCAAAGAAGCCAACTGTGACGCAAGCAGCGGATATCCCATCGGCGCGAGTAGCAGCGCGGCTGTCAGGCAAGCGGGTGGAGGCGCTCTCTGAGCGTACGGAGACGTCGACGACGTGGGTAAACAAGAATGGCTCGCTTACTACTGAGTTGAGCGCGGGGCCTGTGCGGTTCCGAGAGGAGGGCAGTGACGACTGGCGGGATGTCGATCTGGCCCTGGTCGGTGGTTCTGATGGTTCGGTTGCACCCAAAGCTCACCCTCAAGGTCTGCGGTTAGCTGGCAGGAGCGGGGTTCCGGCGGCTTCCCTCAGAGCTGCTCAGTCCTCCAAGGCTGCTGACCTCGTGACCCTCGGCGAGGGCGATCGCCAGATCACGTTGCAGTGGAAGGGGGGACTGCCCGCGCCGAAGCTGCGTGGTACCCGTGCCGAATACGAGAATGCGGTCCCCGGTGCTGACGTCGTGGTGGAGGCTACCCGAACCGGGTTCGAGCAGTTTGTCGAGATTAAGCAGCGTCCTGCGGGTTCTGGGTACACGTACACCATGCCGCTGCGGGCCAAGGGCTTGAAAGTAAAGCAGCAGCCTGACGGCAGTGTGCGGTTCACCGATGGTAAGAACAAGACGCATGCGGTGATGCCCGCACCAGTGATGTGGGATGCCACCGTCGACAAGGCGTCAGGGGAACACACCCGGCGCGCCAGGGTCGACATGAAAGTGGTCCCAGTCAAGGGCGGCGTCAATCTCGTCGTCACTCCAGACGCGGCTTTCCTCGCTGACCCGAAGACCAGCTACCCGGTGACAGTGGATCCGTCCACCTCGGCGTTGGGTAACGTGTTCGACACCTATGTGCAGCAGGGCGAGACGGTCGACTGGTCGGCGGACACCGAGCTGGACCTGGGTAATCCGGGGACAACGAACCCGAACGGGACACCGCGTACCGCCCGTTCGTTCATCTCCTGGAACACCGCCCCGATTCGGGACGCATTGGTGACGAACGCGCAGCTGTCGCTGTGGAACTTCCACTCCGGCAATACTGCCTGCACCAGCCAGCCGTGGGAGGTGTGGTCCGCGGGTGCCTCGTCGACCGCTTCACGTTGGACCGCGCAGCCGGCGTGGACGGCGAAGAAGGCCACCTCGTCCGAGACCCGTGGCAATGCGGCGTGCACGTCCACTCCGGACGGCTGGATCAACGCGGATGTGTCTACGTTGGTGCAGGAATGGGCATCTGCGCTGGCCACCCGCGGTCATATGGGTCTGAGGGCGACCAGCGAGACCGACACCGCGCAGTGGAAGCGGATCAACTCCGCCAACGCCGCCTCGAATCCGCCGAAGCTTACGGTGACGTACAACTACCGACCACGTACGGGCACGAAGCAAGAGGCAGGCCCCCCGTATTTCTCCTACGGTGGCGCATACACCGTGAACACGCTCACCCCCACCCTGCGGGACACCTTCATCGACGCAAACGGTGACAAGGTCAACGGCACTTTCCAGATCTTTGACTCGGTCACCAATACGCAGGTCGGCAGTGTGATCGTGTCGCCGTATGTGCCGTCCGGGAAGGTCGCCTCGGTCACGGTGCCCGCTGGGGTGCTCACCCATGGCAAGACCTACAAGTTCCGTACGAACCCGTACGACGGAGTGCACTACAACCTGGGCTGGTCGGCCTGGAAGACCTTCGTCGTCGACACCGCGGCGCCGTCTGCCCCCACTGCTGTTGCCTCCACGGACTACCCGTCGAACGCCTGGGTCAAGGGCGAGGGCCAGGCCGGGGTGTTCAACGTGACTCCGCCAGCGGCGGATCACAACTGGCTCGAGTGGTCCTTGGACGGTGCTGCCTGGACGAAGGTCGGCACCGGGGGCGCCTCCGGTGTGAAGGCGATCTCTATTACTCCGCCCAAGGACGGTAGCCACACCCTGCAGGTGAGAGCGGTCGACAAGGCTGACAACAAGTCCGAGCCGGTCGACTACACCTTCCACGCAGGCCCCGGCGGTTTCATCCAGCCCAGTAGCGGTGAACGCACCGCCCGCCGGCTGCCGCTGGTAGCCGAAGCCGACGCCGGTACCTACAATGCCGTTTCCTTCTCCTGGCGCCGTTCGGCAGCCGATTCCTGGACGCAGATCCCCGCAGGGGACGTCACCTCCGGCGGTACGGCGCTGACTGCGTGGCCGGTCGCCATGACCAGTGGCAAGAACGCACCGCTGGTATGGAACACCACGGACACGGTCAATCCGGACGGCACCATCCAGATCAAGGCCGACTTCACCGGTCCGAGCTCCGCCACAGGATCCACCCAGCCGCTGGCGGTGGTCGTCGACCGCAACGCCAGCGGAGCCGCGGTCGAGGAGGTGGGACCCGGTTCCGTGAACCTACTGACAGGCGACCATTCCATCTCCGCCACCGATGTCTCTTCTTTGGGACTGTCGGTCTCCCGCACATCTTCCTCTCGTGAGCCGCAGAAGGGCAGCGGCCAGGAAGGCCAGGCCGCGATCTTCGGCAAGGAGTGGGTATCAGGTACCGCTGCCGAGGCGACCGAGTCGGAGTACACCCACATCCGCAAGGTCTCCAACACCGCGGTCGACGTCGTGATGGCCGCTGGTGACTCCATCCATTTCACCGCGAACGCCGCGCAGACGAGCTGGATACCTGAACCCGGCGCTGAGGACCTCACCCTCACCGGAAGCGTCACCGGATCGTTCACCCTCACCGATACCGGCGGCACGGTCACGGTCTTCACCAAACCGGACCCGGCTGTAACAACATGGCAGGTCTCCACCAGCTTGCTGGACGGCCTGACCAACTCCACCACCACCGTGGTCTCCGAGACCGTGACCGTGGGCAGCGAGACACTGGCCCGTCCCAAGCGGGTCATAGCGGCCACCTCCGCCGCAAGCGCGTCGACTTGCACCGCGACGCCCACGACGAAGGGCTGCCGGGCACTGGAATTCGTCTACGCGACCTCCACGACCGCAAGCGGGTCCACCCTCGGCGACTACACCGGGCAGGTCAAGGAACTCCGCCAGTGGTCCACCGAGCCCGGCGCCACCGCAGCGACACACAAAACCGTGCAGACATACGCATACGACGACAGCGGCCGCCTGCGCCAGACATGGAACCCCCTGATCACCCCAGCGTTGAAGACCGAGTACACCTACGACTCCGCCGGACGGGTCATCACCCTCACCCCTCCCGGTGAATTGCCCTGGACCCTCACCTACGGCCAGGCAGGTGCCGCAGCCACCGCCGGCCCTGGCATGCTCCTCAAGGCGTCCCGTCCAGGCCTCCAACAGGGAACCACCGACGTGGAGCAAGGTATCGCGGCCACATCAGTGGTTTACGACGTACCGCTCACCGGCGCCAAAGCCCCCTACGTCATGGGCACTACCCAAGTAAAGACGTGGGGCCAGGCCGAAGCACCGACCGACGCGACAGCTGTCTTCCCTGCGGACGAAGTCCCGGCGAGCCACTCGGGTGACGCGCTGACCGCCTCCGCATACACCCGCGCCGACATCACCTACCTGGGCGTATCGGGGCGCACAGCCAACACGGCAACACCCGGTGGGCACATCACCACCACCGAATACGACCGTTTCGGCAACACCATCCGCGAACTGTCCGCTTCGAACCGGGCCTTGGCCCTCGGGACCAGCCCAGCCCACAACGCGACCCGCGCAGAGCTCGGCATTGCCTCCCTGACCACTGGGGAACGGGCGGACCTCTTGTCCACCACATCGCTCTACAACGAGAGCGGCACCCGTGAACGAGAAGAATTCGGACCACTACGCCGTGTCGACCTGACTGCCGACCTCAAATCCGGTGCCACCACCCTGGTATCGGCCGGCACGTCGGTCTCCGCCCGCACTTGGACGGTCAACGAGTACGACCAAGGACGCCCGACCGACGGCACAGCGAAAGTCAAGGACCAGATCACCCGAGTCACCACAGGCGCCCAGGTTCGTGAACACCCCAGCATCCAGGGCGAGAACCGAGTAATCCAGACCGTCTACGACTGGGCCAAGGGTGTCCCGACCCAGACAGTGAAGGACCCAGGCGGGCTGGCGATCACTGAGACCACCGAGTACGACGGCCAGGGCCGCATCACCAAGCAGATACCCCCAGGTGCCACCGGCACCGACGCGAGCACACGAGTAACCGCCTACTGGTCCGCCACCGGCACCGGCACCTGCAACGGCCGCCCGGAATGGGCCGATCTCCTCTGCTCGACCAGCCCCGCCGGCGCGATCACCGGCGGAGGATCCCACCCGGCGAACCTGCCCACCACCACGACCGAATACGACCGATGGGGCAACACAACCCAGGTCACCGAGACAGCCAACGGCACCACCCGGACCACCACCACCGCCCACGACACCGCCGGCCGCCAGACCACGTCCACCATCACCGGCGGCCTCGGCCAGGCAGTACCCACATCGACCACCGGATACGACCCCGCCACGGGCCAAGCGGTGACAGCGACCTCGCCCACCGGCGGAACCATCACCGAAGCATTCGACAAACTCGGCCGACAAATCTCCTACACCAACGCCGACGGCGGGACAACAACCACCGAGTACGACCTGCTCAACCGGCGGGTGAAAATCAGCGACAACGTCCCTTCCAGCGTGACGATCCACTACAACCACACCACCGAACCCCGCGGCCTCGCCACGAAGACCACCGACTCCATCGCCGGCGACTTCCAGGCCACCTACGACGCCGACGGCTCCGTCACCAGCGAGAAGCTACCCGGCGGCTACACCCTCACCACCACCGAGGACACCACCGGCGCAACAGTCGAGCGCACCTACACCCGCGACAGCGACAGCGCCATCGTCGTGTCCGACACAGCGACCGAGTCCATCCACGGCCAAGTCACCGCCCACGCCGGATGGTCCGACCAGAACTACCACTACGACGCAACCGGCCGACTGACCCTCACCGAAGACACCACCGACACCGTCTGCACCCGACGCACATACACCTTCGACAACCGCACCAACCGCACCAACCTGAACACCAACGCGGGTCCCCCAGGAACCGACTGCCCCACCACCGCAGGCACCACCACCAGCCACACCTACGACAGCGCCGACAGACTCACCGACACCGGCTACACCTACGACAACCTCGGCCGGACCACAACCCTCCCCGGCAGCACCATCGGCTACTACGCCAACGACCTCGTACACCAGCAAACCGCAGGCACCAACCGCCAAACCTGGCAACTCGACGCCAACCGACGCTTCCGATCCTTCACCACCGAAACCGGCAGCGGCTCCACCTGGACCCAAACCGCATCAAAGATCAACCACTACGCCAGCGACAACGACAACCCCCGCTGGATCACCGAGAACACCACCACCGGCACACTCACCCGCAACATCGAATCCACCACCGGAGACCTCGCCGCCACCACCAACAAAACCGGCGACACCACCCTCCACCTCACCACCATCCACGGCGACATCGCCCTCCAACTCCCCCTCGACACCAGCAAACCCCCCACAGCCCTCGACAATGACGAATACGGCAACCCCCGCACCAACCAACCCACCACCCGCTACAACTGGCTCGGCGCCAAACAACGCTCCACCGAAACCCCCACCAGCCTCACCCTCATGGGCGCCCGCCTCTACAACCCCCACACCGGACGCTTCCTCACCACCGACCCCATCCCCGGAGGCGGCGACAACCGCTACAGCTACCCCGGCGACCCCATCAACCAACACGACCTCGACGGACAACGATGGGGCTTCATCAGGAAAGCGGGTGGATGGCTACGGAGCGGCTGGAACAAGGCCAGGTCAGGATGGAACAAGACCAGGTACGTCGCCAGGAACACTCGGGTGAAGTGCATGTGGCCATACAATAACGGGGGAGGAGGATGCCACCTCTCCTGGAAGGGCAAGCAGAAGCTTCGGGTTGACGTACACCCGGTAAGGGACAAACAGGGCAATCGCAAATGGTACTCGTGGTGGCCTCACTACCATCGATCCCCGGGAATGAAGCGCCACCGCCCCTGGGACCGCGCATACAACAACAAGGGGAAGCCTTTGCCTTGGTGGAAGCGGTTCTAG
- a CDS encoding helix-turn-helix domain-containing protein produces MVLRARQDGTTGERDMVLRLARSRKAPKDLAMRARMVELSWAGETVPTIAYELCCGEKTVRRWLHRFNQSGLEGLEDLGGQGRKRRITERERSEVIGLVKSPPPGRLTVQPGGDLEAADESGPPEWTLDTLAAVARQEGIRVSRSQVRRILLAEGVRWRRTRSWTRSKDPDFEGKGRGSSACTPARPPARRSSAPTSSGR; encoded by the coding sequence ATGGTCTTACGTGCACGACAGGACGGTACGACAGGCGAGCGAGACATGGTCCTGCGGCTGGCGAGATCGAGGAAGGCTCCGAAGGACCTGGCGATGCGGGCGCGGATGGTCGAGCTGAGCTGGGCCGGGGAGACCGTGCCGACGATCGCGTACGAGCTGTGCTGCGGCGAGAAGACCGTGCGGCGCTGGCTGCACCGCTTCAACCAGTCCGGTCTGGAGGGTCTGGAGGACCTCGGGGGCCAAGGCCGGAAACGGCGGATCACCGAGAGGGAACGGTCAGAGGTCATCGGTCTGGTGAAGTCGCCGCCTCCGGGGCGGCTGACGGTGCAACCGGGCGGGGACCTGGAAGCGGCGGATGAGTCGGGGCCGCCGGAGTGGACGCTTGACACCCTCGCCGCGGTCGCCCGTCAGGAGGGAATCAGGGTGAGCCGGTCCCAGGTCAGACGGATCCTGCTCGCCGAGGGTGTGCGCTGGCGCCGCACCAGGTCCTGGACTCGGTCAAAGGATCCGGACTTCGAGGGAAAAGGACGCGGATCATCGGCCTGTACACCTGCCCGCCCGCCGGCGCGACGGTCATCTGCGCCGACGAGCTCGGGCCGGTGA
- a CDS encoding AAA family ATPase, with protein MTWAFPTARRTFSHRPSPTTSTSTRTSIAWTSCGLSPDGCRARVAGYAGDQAATAPALTVFHAVLAGRLGNRLPTVVDATSTHRIALVDRARAHKMPAVALLVSTPLTVCQARQHVRPPARQVPDDVIARQHQNIPAHAELLREGSSCRSTTSPSWTCCGCSWNAQAPRTPRPTCGPSSAPFSVTAWPQPPPPRPRAHAPRRRRTRTSPPPPR; from the coding sequence ATGACCTGGGCATTCCCGACAGCACGCCGTACCTTCTCTCACCGACCTTCGCCTACGACGTCCACCTCAACTCGTACTTCCATCGCTTGGACTTCCTGCGGGCTGTCCCCCGACGGCTGCCGCGCCCGGGTGGCCGGCTACGCGGGCGACCAGGCAGCGACGGCTCCGGCGTTGACCGTTTTCCACGCGGTCCTCGCGGGCCGTCTGGGCAATCGGCTGCCGACCGTCGTGGATGCCACCAGCACCCACCGGATCGCTCTGGTGGACCGGGCCCGCGCCCACAAGATGCCGGCGGTCGCGCTTCTCGTCAGCACTCCGCTGACCGTCTGCCAGGCCCGCCAGCACGTCCGGCCCCCGGCGCGACAGGTGCCCGACGACGTGATCGCCCGTCAGCACCAGAACATCCCCGCCCACGCGGAGCTGCTGCGAGAGGGCTCTTCGTGCAGGTCCACGACGTCACCGAGCTGGACCTGCTGCGGATGCTCCTGGAACGCGCAGGCACCGCGAACACCCCGGCCGACATGTGGGCCGAGTTCCGCGCCGTTTTCCGTGACGGCCTGGCCGCAGCCGCCTCCACCCCGTCCCCGAGCACATGCTCCTCGCCGTCGCCGGACGCGAACTTCTCCTCCGCCGCCGCGATGA
- a CDS encoding barstar family protein: MIPTVHEDEGHRRRARYTLADEEHGHAWGVCAEVEGLFGEPQRGTYELFGWVPQAEERGWIGNRVWLVPDDETLDPWLLEDAESVGQPLGTDSLVLTGLDDYEGPPEGHRGRVRVHDGHRWLGSCREFARVLPPEQSAPPLVLRGLTQGDHLRAALMKGTRRALDLEQAALEIQDDQGEPLTERLLWARVSAWRPSSYGTDRIDLELDGELFTPVPEYARPIWERWFTGPPDTQGVWVGLDTRRRGAWLDLVRERACQRTHRDRPAGYAYELDGRHVTDEPGLYLALGEAVNGAGGYFGGCLAAVNDCLRGTFGYTAPATLLWRDAATARDHLSQTLAPDGQPYDLFGVVLEVLTEGGMHVTLA, from the coding sequence ATGATTCCCACCGTGCATGAAGACGAGGGCCATCGCAGGCGCGCGCGATACACGCTGGCTGATGAGGAACACGGGCATGCCTGGGGCGTCTGCGCCGAGGTGGAAGGGCTGTTCGGGGAGCCCCAGCGGGGGACCTACGAGCTGTTCGGCTGGGTTCCACAGGCAGAAGAGCGCGGTTGGATCGGCAACCGAGTGTGGCTGGTGCCGGACGATGAGACGCTCGATCCCTGGCTGCTGGAGGACGCGGAAAGCGTAGGCCAACCCCTGGGCACAGACAGTCTCGTACTCACCGGCCTGGACGACTACGAAGGCCCACCCGAGGGACACAGGGGCCGAGTTCGCGTGCACGACGGGCACCGATGGCTGGGATCCTGCCGAGAATTCGCCCGCGTCCTGCCGCCCGAACAGTCGGCGCCCCCGCTCGTCCTGCGGGGGCTCACCCAGGGTGATCACCTGCGGGCAGCACTGATGAAGGGCACCCGGCGGGCGCTGGACCTGGAGCAGGCCGCCTTGGAGATACAGGACGACCAGGGCGAGCCGCTCACCGAACGCCTGCTCTGGGCCAGAGTCAGCGCCTGGCGCCCATCCTCCTACGGGACGGACCGGATCGACCTGGAGCTCGACGGAGAGCTCTTCACGCCCGTTCCCGAATACGCCCGGCCCATCTGGGAGCGGTGGTTCACCGGACCGCCGGACACCCAGGGTGTCTGGGTCGGCCTCGACACCCGGCGCCGCGGAGCCTGGCTCGACCTCGTCCGAGAGCGGGCCTGCCAGCGCACCCACCGTGACCGGCCGGCTGGTTACGCCTACGAACTCGACGGCCGACACGTCACCGACGAACCGGGCCTCTACCTGGCGCTCGGCGAGGCGGTGAACGGGGCGGGGGGCTACTTCGGCGGCTGTCTTGCCGCAGTCAATGACTGCCTGCGTGGCACCTTCGGCTACACCGCCCCCGCAACGCTGCTCTGGCGAGACGCTGCGACCGCACGCGATCACCTCTCCCAGACCCTGGCACCTGACGGCCAGCCCTACGACCTGTTCGGCGTGGTCCTCGAGGTCCTGACCGAGGGCGGCATGCACGTCACCTTGGCTTGA